The Marivirga salinae DNA window TTTCAAAATGCAGTTAATGCTGCTAAGGATGAATATGCTGCTGAATCTCAATATATGATTGCTCTAATGCAATATAACTCGAAAGACTACCAGGAATCCATTAATACTTTATTTGAATTGAACAAAAACTTTGGCTCTTATGCAAAATGGTTAGGTAAATCATTTTTGTTGATTGCAGATAACTATTTTGCGATGGGTGAAATCTTTCAAGCTAAGGCTACTTTAAATTCTATAATTGAAAATTCAGATTCTAGAGTTTTAAAAGATGAGGCGAAATTAAAGCTTGACATTATTGAACAATCTGAAGGAGATAAAAAATCTGAGCAGGATAGTTCGAAAAATACCCTTGAAATGGAAGAAGTAATTGAAAATGACTCTACAAAAAATTAATATGCTAAAATATATTTTATTCATCATATTTTTCTTTCCTCTTACTGCAATAGGGCAGGATAACTGGGATCAAGAGGGAGACTTAAAGGATTCTCAAGTAATCATTGAGAAAAACCGTAAGATTGATTTACCGCGAATTAATAGAGATTTTAAGAAGGTACCTGAGATTAAAAATAATCAATCAGCTTTAGATGTAGAATTTAATTCAAGGCAGTTTATTCCTAATCTCAATAGTTTAGCTCCTCGGATTAGAGTGTTAACTATTCAGGATGAAAAACTAGAAAAGCTTTATGCCAATCAAGTAAAAATTGGAGGTGGAAACTATGGTGCATTATATTTAGAAGGAAATTTTGCTAGTAAGAGAAGCAAGGATAAGAGTTTTGGACTAAATGTTTTTCATCAAAGTTTTGCAAATGGTGCAATTGATAAAGGAAATTCAGGTTCAGGATACCAAAGAGTAAATCCTTATGGAAAGATGATTTTTCAAAAGGCAGTATTAGATGCAGAGGCTTTTTATGAAAGACATAATAATTTTTTATATGGATATGACACCGCTTTATATTCTGAGGTAGATAGGGATTCATTACAAAGAACTTTTCATACCATTGGTGCATCAGTTTCATTAAAAGACCAAAATGAAACTAGCCGGTATCATTACAATCTTGAAACAGATATTTATCAATTATTTACAAACATTAATAACAAAGAGTTTTCATTTGACTACGATATTGAGAATGAATTTGACATAAATGATGATTTCGCTATTTACCTTAATTCAGATGGATATATCAGCAATTTAAAATTTGACGAGTTGGATTCAGCTCAAAATCGGAATTTGCTCAGATTTAAGCCAGGGGTAAAGTTTACAAGAGAGAATCTAAGAATTGGTTTGGGCTTTAATATGGTTCATGAGAATGACACTTTGGAAGGTATGAATAAATTCCATGTTTTTCCAGATTTAAATATCATTTATACTCCATTCGATAAATTGAGTGTTTTTGGTGGTCTTAAGGGAGATGTCCGTGCTAATCGATATAGAGATTTACTAATGGAAAATCCATATTTAGATAACACAGTAAATATTTATAATACATTGATGCCTTTCCAATTTTATGGAGGTTTAAGAGGCTCAGTAAATAATTTCCTGGGATATGAAGCAGGTTTTAGTCTTTCTTCTGTTCGTAATAATTTTGGTTATGAGGCAGTTTATAATGAAAACCAAGGAGAAATCAGATATAGAACTAAATATTTTAATCAAAATAATACAGAAGCCAATGTTTATGCATCTATATCAACAAATATTAATAAACTGAAATTGAATCTTAGGGGTGACTATTATTATTACAATGTAGGAGAAACCCAATTAATGCCATTTCGACCTAATTTCCGTTTGAAATTTAACACAGATTATTGGGTAGTAGATAAGTTAAAGATTGGATTAAATGCTCATTTGCAAGGCAGTATGAATAATGCCAATACCTTTGTACAGGAAAATGCAAATTATTCATTCAATATCGATGAATCTATACCGCCCATCTATGATTTAGGAATAAAGTTAGGGTATCAACTAAGCAATAGGAGTCAGGTTTTCTTACATGCTAATAACCTGATAGCCAATAAATACGAGTATTATTTGGGGTATCCTAACCGTGGTTTTCAAATTTTAGGCGGGTTCACATATTCATTTTAATGTTTTTAATATCAATAATTGCCATTATATTTGATTCTTATAGTTAAATCTACTTATAATTGAGTATTGATTTTATTGAAAAATAATAGTTTATTGATAAAGTATTATAATTATTTAATACTTTTAAGCTAGAATAAACCTTAAAATACCAGAATATGGCCAAGAAGGACAAAAAAGACGAAGAGTATAAGGACGAAAACTTACATAATGAGCCGGAACAAGATGATGAAGATTTCGGGCTTCCTGATTTAGATGATGATTCTGATTCAGATAAAGATAGTTCATCTACCACAGAAGAATCTGAACAAGAAACTTCATTTGACACTTCTGAAACTTCAGAGGAGCCAATTGCTTCCGATTATGAACAAGAGGATGATGAATATGATCCAGATCCTTTCGGAGATGATGAAGAAGAAGAGCCAGTATCCACTTATACACCACCGAAAAAACAATCTGCAGCACCTATTATCATTACATTATCTATAATTGTAATCTTAGCTTGTGTATTGGTTTATTTTTTCTTTTTGAGAGAGCCTGAAAAGGAGCCAGTTGCTCAAAAGCCTGTTAAGGATACAACTTCTTATGTAGTAGAAAAGCCTGTAGAGCCTGAGCCAGAAGTGATTGAACCTGAAGAACCTTCAGTTGGAGTTGTGAATACACTAAACTCAAGAACAGGTCGTTCATATGTTGTTGTGGGTAGTTTTTTTGATGAAGATCTAGCTCAAGACTATGCAGATAAGCTTACAAAAGACGGCACTAATGCTTATATTATTCCGCCATTTGGAAAAAGTAAATTCAATAGAGTAGCTATTGAAGAAACTGAAAGCTTTGCAGCAGCAAGTACTAGAGCTACAGAATTATCAGGACAATTTAAAGAACAACCTTGGCCATTGAAATATTGATATATAAAATATGACACTATTACAAGTTACCACCGCTGCAGACTCTGCAATGGTAAACGCTTCTGACAGCAGCGTTAATTTGTTCGACTTACTTTTAAAAGGGGGATATGTTATGATTCCCCTTTTGTTATTATCAGCTGCCGCAATTGCTATTTTTGTGGAGCGTGTTTTAACCATTAAAAAATCTTCGAAAACACCTGCTGGATTGTTAAACCAAGTGAAATCATTGGTTTCTGAAGGTAAAATTGATCAAGCAAAGATGATGTGCTCTCAAAATGAAACACCCATTGCCAAAATGTTGGAAAAAGGGGTTTCAAGAATTGGAAGCCCATTAAAGAATATTGAGGTCTCTATTGAGAACGTTGGAAAAATTGAAATTTACCGATTAGAAAAGAATTTATCATTATTGGCCACCATTTCTGGTGCTGCTCCTATGATTGGATTCTTAGGAACTGTAACGGGTATGATTCAAGCTTTTATAGCTATCGCTCAAGAAGAAGGTTCTGTAAGTCCTAAATTGCTTTCTGAAGGGATTTATGAAGCTATGATTACTACTGCAGTTGGTTTATCAGTGGGGATTATTGCTTACTTAGGCTATAATTATTTAGTAACCCAAGTACAGAAGGTAATTCATAAAATGGAATATACTTCAGTTGAGTTTATTGATTTACTTCAAGAATCTAAATAAGACGCTATGTCAATGAAATCCAGACATCAGGTTGACCCAGCTTTCAGTATGTCATCTATGACTGATATTATATTTCTGTTGTTGATTTTCTTCATGTTGACCTCTTCTTTCATCACACCATCAGGATTACCTGTAAATTTACCTTCAAGTAAATCCACGAATATTGTAATGCAAAAAGTGAGTGTTACTATAACAAAAGACATGTTGTATTTCGTTAATGATAAAAGAGTAGCCGTTTCTGATATAGAAACAGCTATCAAAAGAGAATTAAGAAATGCAGACGAAGGTGTAGTAGTATTGCACATAGACAAAAGTGTTCCTACTGAACATTTAGTAAGAGTTGCAGGTATAGCTTCGTCTTTAAAAGCAAAAGTATCGATTGCAGCACAGCCAAATGAGTGATTATGCACATAGGGAAAAGAAAAATCGGATAATTGGAATATCCGTATCGGTAGGGCTCCATATTTTGTTGCTTCTGCTATTCCTGTGGGTTACCGCTTGGAAAGAACCCTTTCCTCCAAATCCTGAATACGGAATTGAATTAAATATAGGAATGGATAATAGTGGCTCAGGAAATGAGCCAGTTTCTGGTCAAGAAACTGAAGAAATAGAAGAAACACCTACCGAAGAGGCCGAAGAATCAATTGAAGAAGAAATAGAAGAAACTACAGAGTCAGAGACAAATGATGTTGTAGAAGAAGTGTCAGAACCTGCCGAGGAAGTTGTAGAAGAAGCGGTAACTGAGGAAGAAGCTCCGGTAAAAGTTGAGGATACTCCAACAGAAAAGGCCAAAGAAACTCCAAAACAGGAAGAAAAAGAAGAAAAGAAGGAAGAGCCAAAAGCCAATCCAAATGCACTGTTCCCTGGTGATAATACTTCCCAAGGAGAAACTAATGATGATAGTGGTGACCAAGGTAATCCAGAGGGTGAAGTGGATGCAGAAGCGATGATGGGACCTCAAGGTGGTGGGAGCGGCAGTAAATTGGATATGTCAGGATGGAGATGGGATTCACCTCCTAGACCAAATGACCCTACTCAACAAAGCGGGAAAATTGTCTTTGAAATACGAGTAGATAATAATGGTGAAGTAATTTCAGTAAGAGCCATAGAAACTACAGTGTCAGCAGAAGTTGTAAAAATTTATCAGGATGAAGTGGCTAAATTATCTTTTAGCAGAACTTCAGGAGGAAAAACAGCTCCTCAATCAAAAGGAACCATTACATTTTTGATACGCTCGAATTAAATCTTAGAATTTATAATATCCTATGACATACCAAGAAGCGGAAGCTTTTTTATTTGAACAATTACCCATGTTTCAAAGGGTAGGAGGTTCAGCCTACAAAAAAGATTTACATAATACTGTAGCTTTATTGGAAGTATTAGGCAATCCTCATCAAAAAGGAAAATATATTCATGTAGCCGGAACAAACGGAAAAGGAAGTACGGCTTCATTTTTGGCTTCCGTTTTGAAAGAGTCTGGTTATAAAACTGGACTTTATACTTCTCCTCATCTTAAAAGTTTTACTGAAAGAATGAGGATAAATGGTATCCCGATATCAAAAGAAGAGGTAATTGGATATGTAGAAAAATTCAAACCCATCATTGAAGAATTAAGCCCCTCTTTTTTT harbors:
- a CDS encoding SPOR domain-containing protein produces the protein MAKKDKKDEEYKDENLHNEPEQDDEDFGLPDLDDDSDSDKDSSSTTEESEQETSFDTSETSEEPIASDYEQEDDEYDPDPFGDDEEEEPVSTYTPPKKQSAAPIIITLSIIVILACVLVYFFFLREPEKEPVAQKPVKDTTSYVVEKPVEPEPEVIEPEEPSVGVVNTLNSRTGRSYVVVGSFFDEDLAQDYADKLTKDGTNAYIIPPFGKSKFNRVAIEETESFAAASTRATELSGQFKEQPWPLKY
- a CDS encoding MotA/TolQ/ExbB proton channel family protein encodes the protein MTLLQVTTAADSAMVNASDSSVNLFDLLLKGGYVMIPLLLLSAAAIAIFVERVLTIKKSSKTPAGLLNQVKSLVSEGKIDQAKMMCSQNETPIAKMLEKGVSRIGSPLKNIEVSIENVGKIEIYRLEKNLSLLATISGAAPMIGFLGTVTGMIQAFIAIAQEEGSVSPKLLSEGIYEAMITTAVGLSVGIIAYLGYNYLVTQVQKVIHKMEYTSVEFIDLLQESK
- a CDS encoding ExbD/TolR family protein; translation: MSMKSRHQVDPAFSMSSMTDIIFLLLIFFMLTSSFITPSGLPVNLPSSKSTNIVMQKVSVTITKDMLYFVNDKRVAVSDIETAIKRELRNADEGVVVLHIDKSVPTEHLVRVAGIASSLKAKVSIAAQPNE